In the Podospora pseudocomata strain CBS 415.72m chromosome 5, whole genome shotgun sequence genome, one interval contains:
- a CDS encoding hypothetical protein (EggNog:ENOG503PHS7), which produces MAPPIAPVAQNQIRQVNVRQVATVTVWGPIPTDLPDPTVQVLQETRTIYIAPTTTNTEAVVVAGGGGGLNGGEIAGIVIGTLVAVILIIWLIKYLSQRNRRPSYYHEEKVRSGSRHGHHHHHHHHHGRGRSRSSRSRSRSIEVREHQVQVQVQVLAGEVEFETAKDI; this is translated from the exons atggCGCCACCAATCGCACCCGTGGCACAAAACCAAATCCGCCAAGTCAACGTCCGCCAGGTCGCGACAGTCACCGTCTGGGGTCCCATCCCGACTGACCTCCCTGACCCAACGGTTCAGGTCCTGCAAGAGACTCGGACAATCTACATcgctcccaccaccaccaacaccgaggcagtggttgttgctggtgggggcggtggtttgAACGGAGGCGAGATCGCCGGCATCGTCATCGGAACTCTCGTCGCGGTTATTCTCATTATTTGGCTCATCAAGTATCTGTCCCAGAGGAACAGGCGGCCGAGCTATTACCATGAGGAGAAAGTGAGGAGCGGGAGTAGGCacggtcatcatcatcatcaccaccaccatcatggaCGTGGCAGGTCGAGGAGCAGCCGGAGCAGGAGCCGGAGTATTGAGGTTAGGGAA CACCAGGTCCAGGTCCAGGTCCAGGTATTAGCAGGAGAAGTGGAGTTTGAG ACAGCAAAGGACATATGA
- a CDS encoding hypothetical protein (EggNog:ENOG503NZUE; COG:G; CAZy:GH94) yields the protein MTVHRPAKAAKSRAFVPRQQAMRKEATILRPTHNGDRYELTSPTVMPKAAGFLWNQKMMVQITCRGYATAQFMQPEPAKYAHAPNLEAKTFMQPEPNYYAHHPGRFVYIKDEESGHLFSAPHEPVRTVPDRFVFSTGKSDVAWAVESNGIRVEMVMGLPTHDVAELWTIKVTNVSGRPRRISVTPYFPIGYKSWMNQSAEWNEELVGIVASSVTPYQKAAEYFKNKYLKDKTYFICETTPDSWEANQQNFEGEGGLHNPSGLQEPQLSCGDARYETPTAAVQYRLALKAGDEREYRFMFGPAYDEAEIRTMRTRYLSKQAFIRTADEYASYMARGQGCLRIETPDKDLDNFVNNWLPRQVYYHGDVNRLTTDPQTRNYLQDNMGMNFIKPEVTRKAFITAVSQQEESGAMPDGILLAEGAELKYINQIPHTDHCVWLPVTLEVYLAETGDYGLLQEKVRSSNGDELTVFERFSRAMDWLLRLRDERGLSYIAQGDWCDPMNMVGYKGRGVSGWLTLATAFAANLWANVCEHEGRTDLAQRYRTGAAACNEAANKHLWDGDWFARGITDDNVTFGIKKDPEGRIWLNPQTFAILSGAAGKEQISRILPQVDEHLNTPYGIQMFAPPFTKMREDIGRVTQKAIGSAENAAVYNHAGVFFVHSLYSLGGEQDRAYTLLRQLIPGPSDADYRQRGQLPIYIPNYYRGAWKEFPRTAGRSSQLFNTGTVSWVYRCFIEGLCGLRGDDKGLTVKPQLPSAWNSIKVTRQFRGATFHLDIRRADVDQVTVRQGGQTLPEARITNIRAGQTYQLAVLVPQ from the exons ATGACGGTTCACCGTCCagccaaggctgccaaaTCCCGTGCTTTCGTGCCCAGACAACAAGCG ATGAGAAAAGAAGCGACGATATTGCGTCCCACGCACAATGGCGACCGCTACGAGCTCACCAGTCCTACTGTCATGCCCAAGGCAGCTGGCTTCCTGTGGAAccagaagatgatggtcCAGATCACCTGCCGTGGATATGCCACCGCTCAGTTCATGCAGCCAGAGCCGGCCAAGTACGCCCATGCTCCGAATCTCGAGGCCAAAACCTTCATGCAGCCGGAGCCAAACTACTACGCCCATCACCCAGGTCGTTTTGTGTACATCAAGGACGAAGAGTCAGGGCACCTCTTCTCTGCCCCCCATGAGCCCGTTCGTACCGTTCCGGACCGATTCGTTTTCTCTACTGGCAAAAGCGACGTGGCCTGGGCAGTCGAGTCCAACGGCATCCGtgtcgagatggtgatgggtcTGCCGACTCACGATGTGGCCGAGCTGTGGACCATCAAGGTGACCAATGTGTCTGGACGTCCGCGCAGGATCAGTGTTACTCCGTATTTTCCCATTGGCTACAAGTCCTGGATGAACCAGTCGGCCGAGTGGAACGAGGAGCTGGTCGGCATCGTCGCCAGTAGCGTGACTCCGTACCAAAAGGCGGCCGAGTACTTCAAGAACAAGTATCTCAAGGACAAGACATATTTCATCTGTGAGACGACGCCAGACTCATGGGAGGCCAACCAACAAAACTTCGAGGGTGAAGGTGGGCTCCACAACCCGTCAGGGTTGCAAGAGCCGCAGCTGAGCTGTGGTGACGCGCGCTACGAGACCCCGACAGCCGCCGTGCAGTACCGCTTGGCGCTTAAGGCGGGAGACGAGCGCGAGTACCGCTTCATGTTTGGCCCCGCCTATGACGAAGCCGAGATCCGGACCATGCGCACTCGCTATCTGAGCAAGCAAGCCTTTATTCGCACCGCTGACGAGTATGCCTCTTACATGGCTCGCGGCCAGGGCTGCCTCCGCATCGAGACTCCGGACAAGGATCTGGACAACTTTGTCAACAACTGGCTCCCTCGCCAGGTCTACTACCATGGCGACGTCAACcgcctcaccaccgacccGCAGACACGCAACTACCTCCAGGACAACATGGGCATGAACTTCATCAAGCCAGAGGTCACCAGGAAGGCTTTCATCACTGCCGTCTCACAGCAGGAAGAGAGCGGCGCCATGCCCGATGGCATTCTCCTGGCCGAGGGTGCTGAACTCAAGTACATCAACCAGATCCCCCACACCGATCACTGTGTCTGGCTGCCCGTGACCCTCGAGGTGTACTTGGCCGAGACTGGCGATTATGGTTTGCTCCAGGAGAAAGTCCGCAGCTCCAACGGCGACGAGCTCACCGTCTTTGAGAGGTTCAGCCGTGCCATGGATTGGCTCCTGAGGTTACGTGACGAACGCGGTCTCAGCTACATTGCCCAAGGCGACTGGTGTGATCCCATGAACATGGTCGGCTACAAGGGCAGGGGTGTTTCCGGCTGGCTCACCTTGGCGACGGCCTTTGCCGCGAACCTCTGGGCCAACGTTTGCGAGCACGAAGGCAGGACCGACCTTGCCCAGCGCTACCGAACGGGTGCCGCGGCGTGCAATGAGGCGGCCAACAAGCACCTGTGGGACGGCGACTGGTTTGCTCGTGGTATCACTGACGACAACGTCACCTTTGGTATCAAGAAGGACCCCGAGGGTCGCATCTGGCTCAACCCCCAGACCTTTGCCATCCTCAGTGGCGCCGCCGGCAAGGAGCAAATATCCAGGATTCTGCCTCAGGTCGACGAGCATCTCAACACCCCATACGGCATTCAAATGTTTGCCCCGCCTTTCACCAAGATGCGCGAGGATATCGGCCGTGTGACCCAAAAGGCCATTGGCTCGGCCGAGAACGCCGCCGTGTACAACCACGCCGGTGTCTTTTTCGTCCACAGCCTGTACAGCCTCGGAGGCGAACAGGACAGGGCCTACACTTTGCTGCGGCAGCTTATTCCGGGGCCGAGCGATGCCGACTATCGCCAGCGTGGCCAGCTCCCGATTTACATCCCCAACTACTACCGTGGCGCGTGGAAGGAGTTCCCGCGGACAGCTGGCCGCTCCAGCCAGCTGTTCAACACGGGCACGGTATCCTGGGTGTACCGCTGCTTCATCGAAGGCCTGTGCGGTCTTCGCGGCGACGACAAGGGCTTGACCGTCAAGCCTCAGCTCCCAAGTGCCTGGAACTCGATCAAGGTGACCCGCCAATTCCGCGGTGCCACCTTCCACCTCGACATTCGCCGTGCCGATGTCGACCAGGTCACCGTTAGGCAGGGAGGCCAAACCCTCCCAGAGGCtcgcatcaccaacatcaggGCTGGCCAGACCTACCAGCTCGCGGTCTTGGTTCCACAGTAA
- a CDS encoding hypothetical protein (COG:O; EggNog:ENOG503P7MG), translating to MVFTFPADLYSTDPNFTTLFRLLDDFDTYSREVQDESASTPAPASRGGRHRRGPRPRFDIRETPKSYEIYGEVPGMSRSDIHIELTQENVLLIQGHVERPYDTTPSNKTKAKPVTVTGEKCDDCDCGPGKPCEECDKAKCECTQGKHCNVCGMDTCPKHEGEGAAKAEGKKDGGETIRYLLKERFVGDFSREFAFPGPLQEFDIGASLEDGILKVVVPKQEVAKGGRKIEIQ from the exons ATGGTCTTCACCTTCCCCGCAGACCTCTACTCCACCGACCCcaacttcaccaccctcttccgcctcctcgacgaTTTCGACACCTACTCCCGCGAAGTCCAAGATGAATCAGCCTCCACCCCAGCCCCTGCCTCACGCGGAggccgtcaccgccgcggCCCCCGCCCCCGCTTCG ACATCCGTGAGACCCCCAAATCCTACGAAATCTACGGCGAAGTCCCCGGCATGTCCCGCTCCGACATCCACATTGAACTAACCCAGGAAaacgtcctcctcatccaggGCCACGTCGAGCGCCCCTacgacaccaccccctccaacaaaacCAAGGCCAAGCCCGTCACCGTCACTGGCGAGAAGTGCGACGATTGTGACTGCGGGCCTGGTAAGCCGTGTGAGGAGTGTGACAAGGCCAAGTGTGAGTGTACACAGGGGAAGCATTGCAATGTCTGTGGGATGGATACCTGTCCCAAGcatgaaggggagggggcggccaaggcagaggggaagaaggatggggGTGAGACGATTCGGTATctgttgaaggagaggttcGTTGGGGATTTCAGCAGGGAGTTTGCCTTTCCGGGGCCGCTGCAGGAGTTTGATATTGGAGCTAGCTTGGAGGATGGGATTTTGAAGGTTGTAGTGCCGAAGCAGGAGGTTGCCAAGGGCGGGAGGAAGATTGAGATTCAGTAG
- a CDS encoding hypothetical protein (COG:O; EggNog:ENOG503NYSJ; CAZy:CE1): protein MKTVAVLSLLASLASAASLTLVTENFGPNPRNNPFYIYVPDVLPPNPAILVNPHWCHGTAPAAFSGSQYATLASQHGFIVIYPQSSPAQANSDKCWDVSSKETLTHNGGGDSLGVVSMVKWTINKYNADPKRVFVTGVSSGGMMTQVLLGSYPDVFAAGAAFAGVPFGCFAPAGNNTGAFGYWSDDCAKGRVTKTPAQWADLVKSAYPGYDGWRPKLQLFHGTNDEILDYVNHQEGIKQWAEVLGVGITPVSVTPNTPISGWTKSVYGAEGWLEGYSAAGVPHDIRVQKATVMAFFELACKGEDCFRWGDGEWCDAEPSATTSSVVVSTTGAPVTTTSTSSTSVRVTTPSATSTSSRVTTTFVTSTSTAAPVVGQPLWAQCGGMGFNGPTACAVGTCTVYNPYYAQCVPRTGVPIW, encoded by the exons ATGAAGACTGTCGCGGTTCTCTCTCTGctggcctcgttggcctcggcggcttcgCTGACGCTGGTCACGGAGAACTTTGGTCCTAACCCCCGCAAC AACCCCTTCTACATCTACGTCCCCGACGtccttccccccaacccagccatcctcgtcaaccCCCACTGGTGCCACGGCACCGCTcccgccgccttctccggCTCCCAGTACGCCACCCTGGCCTCCCAGCATGGcttcatcgtcatctacCCCCAGTCCTCCCCCGCCCAAGCAAACTCGGACAAGTGCTGGGATGTCTCCTCCAAGGAAACCCTCACCcacaacggcggcggcgactcCCTCGGTGTCGTCTCCATGGTCAAGTGGACAATCAACAAGTACAACGCCGACCCCAAGCGCGTCTTCGTCACCGGTGTCTCCTCCGGCGGCATGATGACCCAGGTGTTGCTTGGATCTTACCCCGATGTGTTCGCTGCCGGTGCCGCCTTTGCTGGCGTTCCCTTTGGCTGCTTCGCTCCTGCTGGGAACAACACCGGCGCCTTTGGCTACTGGAGCGATGATTGCGCTAAGGGGAGGGTGACCAAGACTCCGGCTCAGTGGGCCGACTTGGTCAAGAGCGCCTACCCGGGGTATGATGGGTGGAGGCCAAAGTTGCAGTTGTTCCACGGGACGAATGATGAGATTTTGGATTATGTCAACCACCAGGAGGGGATTAAGCAGTGGGCTGAGgtgcttggggttgggatcaCACCTGTTAGTGTTACTCCTAATACTCCTATCAGCGGGTGGACGAAGAGTGTGTATGGTGCGgagggttggttggaggggtatAGCGCTGCCGGGGTGCCGCATGATATTCGGGTGCAGAAGGCGACGGTGATGGCTTTCTTCGAGCTGGCTTGCAAGGGGGAGGATTGCTTCCGGTGGGGGGATGGCGAGTGGTGTGATGCTGAGCCTAGTGCTACGACGAGCTCGGTTGTGGTTTCGACGACGGGGGCGCCGGTTACGACGACGAGCACGAGCTCAACCAGTGTGAGAGTGACGACTCCTAGCGCTACTAGCACCAGCTCGAGGGTGACTACCACGTTTGTGACTTCTACTTCTACCGCTGCGCCAGTTGTCGGCCAGCCTTTGTGGGCACAGTG CGGTGGCATGGGATTCAACGGTCCAACAGCATGTGCCGTAGGAACCTGCACCGTCTACAATCCCTATTACGCTCAG TGCGTCCCAAGGACAGGGGTTCCCATCTGGTAA